A window from Pokkaliibacter sp. MBI-7 encodes these proteins:
- a CDS encoding LysR family transcriptional regulator, translated as MDRFQEMQVLLTVVEQGSFARAAERLNTSAPSVTRAIAALEQRLGVVLLSRTTRSLRLTDAGQRYAADSRRILAELLEAEESAAGSHSTPRGQLLVTAPVLFGEQYVTPVLVDYLQQYPEVDIRALLVDRVVNMVDEGVEVAVRIGHLPEQDNAIRVGQVRRVVCAAPAYLQQYGYPRHPEDLHQARIVMPSSSGLFTEWCFIDQGVELPFQPSPRLVVTAIQAAINAAVAGWGITQVLSYQVASEVKSGALEVLLEDYEQPPLPIHVVYQGTRRNSAKVRSFVDFCVAHLRQQLAANTGVTALP; from the coding sequence ATGGACAGATTTCAGGAAATGCAGGTGTTGCTGACCGTGGTGGAACAGGGCAGTTTTGCCCGCGCCGCTGAACGGCTGAATACCTCGGCACCGTCGGTGACACGGGCGATTGCCGCGCTGGAGCAACGGCTGGGTGTAGTGCTGCTGTCACGCACCACGCGCAGCCTGCGCCTGACCGACGCCGGCCAGCGTTATGCCGCAGACAGCCGGCGTATTCTGGCGGAGCTGCTGGAGGCCGAAGAATCGGCCGCCGGCAGCCACAGTACCCCGCGCGGTCAGCTGCTGGTAACCGCTCCGGTGCTGTTTGGCGAGCAGTATGTGACGCCGGTGCTGGTGGATTATCTGCAACAGTATCCCGAAGTCGATATCCGCGCCCTGCTGGTAGACCGCGTGGTCAATATGGTCGACGAAGGGGTAGAAGTGGCGGTACGCATCGGCCATCTGCCCGAACAGGACAATGCCATTCGTGTCGGTCAGGTGCGTCGGGTCGTCTGTGCCGCCCCCGCGTATCTGCAGCAGTATGGTTACCCGCGCCATCCCGAGGATCTGCATCAGGCCCGCATCGTCATGCCCTCCAGCAGCGGTTTGTTCACCGAGTGGTGTTTCATCGATCAGGGCGTGGAGCTGCCGTTTCAGCCTTCACCACGGCTGGTCGTCACCGCCATACAGGCGGCCATCAATGCAGCCGTGGCGGGCTGGGGGATTACGCAGGTGCTGTCCTATCAGGTGGCCAGTGAGGTGAAAAGCGGCGCGCTGGAAGTGCTGCTGGAAGACTATGAACAGCCGCCGCTGCCTATTCATGTGGTGTATCAGGGAACACGCCGCAACAGCGCCAAGGTACGCAGTTTCGTCGACTTTTGTGTGGCGCATCTGCGTCAGCAGCTGGCTGCCAACACCGGCGTCACCGCGCTGCCATGA
- a CDS encoding MFS transporter, giving the protein MELFSDRPGDQGLPGRQRAQAMIGVMLLTTMAVFDGTMINIALPHIARSLEVSTSAAIWVTNGYLLATVMTLAFFAALAARVGFRTQFTVGLVVFVLASAGCAAATSLPMLVAMRLLQGLGGAATLSIAPAIHRSIFPNRLLGRILGINALLIATCTAAAPLLAGAMLSLLDWRWLFAINVPLGLVALLMCMRVLPSHKSDTRAPFDVAGALWSALMLGAVIMAVEAISPSSAAVASQQQWLRAAGFAALAIISGVAFVRRQHRAPAPLLPLSLFSSMRFSLAALTSLASFVSQGITFVALPILFQSVYGYNALIAALLFIPWPLGIMLSAPHAGRLSDRHSPAQVSTVGLLIFSLGLIALALLPAEPSVWDIAARSLICGLGFGYFQSPNNREMLGNAPRELSSYASGVLSIVRTFGQCLGAACVGVALALLVSSSMTEQQSLPLQAQALHYSLWVAAIFSVAALLLSYSRIRRARQEVEVSDGASTAQSKP; this is encoded by the coding sequence ATGGAACTCTTTTCCGATCGCCCAGGCGATCAGGGCCTGCCCGGCAGGCAGCGTGCTCAGGCCATGATCGGGGTCATGCTGCTGACCACCATGGCCGTTTTCGACGGCACCATGATCAATATCGCTCTGCCCCATATCGCCCGGTCGCTGGAGGTCAGCACCAGTGCGGCCATCTGGGTGACCAACGGCTATCTGCTGGCCACGGTGATGACTCTAGCCTTTTTTGCCGCGCTGGCAGCACGAGTAGGCTTTCGTACCCAGTTCACTGTCGGGCTGGTGGTATTCGTGCTGGCCTCGGCCGGGTGTGCCGCGGCGACTTCGCTGCCGATGCTGGTCGCCATGCGTCTGCTGCAGGGGCTGGGTGGAGCCGCGACCTTAAGTATTGCGCCAGCCATTCACCGCTCGATATTCCCCAACCGCCTGCTCGGGCGCATTCTCGGCATCAATGCCCTGCTGATTGCCACCTGCACCGCCGCCGCGCCTTTGCTGGCGGGGGCCATGCTGTCGCTGCTGGACTGGCGCTGGCTGTTCGCCATCAACGTGCCGCTGGGGCTGGTTGCCCTGCTGATGTGTATGCGCGTGCTGCCCAGCCACAAGAGCGACACCCGTGCCCCCTTTGATGTTGCCGGTGCGCTCTGGTCAGCGCTGATGCTCGGTGCGGTAATCATGGCCGTGGAAGCCATCTCGCCGTCATCCGCCGCGGTGGCCAGCCAGCAGCAATGGCTCAGGGCGGCAGGCTTCGCGGCGCTGGCTATCATCAGTGGTGTGGCCTTTGTCCGTCGCCAGCATCGCGCTCCGGCCCCGCTGCTGCCATTAAGCCTGTTCAGCTCTATGCGTTTCTCGCTGGCAGCGCTGACCTCACTGGCCTCCTTTGTCAGTCAGGGCATCACCTTTGTCGCCCTGCCCATCCTGTTCCAGAGCGTCTATGGCTATAACGCCCTGATCGCCGCCCTGCTTTTTATCCCCTGGCCGCTGGGCATCATGCTCAGCGCCCCGCACGCTGGCCGCCTGTCAGATCGCCATTCACCGGCGCAGGTATCGACGGTCGGGCTGCTGATCTTCAGCCTGGGTCTGATCGCACTGGCGTTGCTGCCAGCCGAGCCGAGTGTCTGGGATATTGCCGCACGCAGCCTGATCTGCGGGCTGGGTTTCGGCTACTTCCAGAGCCCCAACAACCGCGAGATGCTTGGCAATGCCCCCCGAGAACTGAGCAGCTATGCCTCCGGCGTGCTGTCCATCGTCCGTACCTTTGGTCAGTGTCTGGGCGCGGCCTGTGTCGGGGTGGCACTGGCGCTGCTGGTATCGTCATCAATGACCGAGCAGCAAAGTCTGCCCCTGCAGGCACAGGCACTGCACTACAGCCTGTGGGTGGCGGCCATCTTCTCCGTCGCGGCCCTGCTGCTAAGTTACAGCCGTATCCGGCGTGCCCGGCAGGAAGTTGAGGTAAGCGACGGGGCCAGCACCGCGCAGAGCAAGCCTTAG
- a CDS encoding nuclear transport factor 2 family protein, whose protein sequence is MSTQDQARPPLPPFTHDTATIKVRLAEDAWNSRDPQRVSLAYSEDSQWRNRSEFPRGRAEIVDFLTRKWAKEVEYRLIKELWAFSGNRIAVRFAYEWLDHNGQWYRSYGNENWEFDELGLMQLRYASINDLAISAEQRLFHWPQGRRPDDHPGLSELGL, encoded by the coding sequence ATGTCTACTCAGGATCAGGCACGTCCACCACTGCCCCCTTTTACCCACGACACCGCCACCATCAAAGTCCGCCTGGCTGAAGATGCCTGGAACAGCCGCGATCCGCAGCGCGTATCACTGGCTTACAGCGAAGACAGTCAGTGGCGTAACCGCAGCGAATTCCCACGCGGACGAGCCGAAATTGTCGACTTTCTCACCCGCAAATGGGCCAAAGAAGTGGAGTACCGGCTGATCAAGGAGCTATGGGCCTTCAGCGGCAATCGCATTGCTGTGCGCTTTGCCTACGAATGGCTGGACCACAATGGCCAGTGGTATCGCTCCTACGGCAATGAAAACTGGGAATTTGATGAACTGGGCCTGATGCAGCTGCGTTATGCCAGCATCAATGATCTGGCCATCAGCGCGGAACAACGGCTGTTCCACTGGCCACAGGGCAGACGCCCGGATGATCACCCGGGGCTGAGCGAACTGGGTCTGTAA
- a CDS encoding DUF6438 domain-containing protein: protein MTFKGWKKRFSMLAGGALSSPARRVLPLLVPALLTACNQVAPSAPSQAEPVPDVVPLPPGLASVPVKGQDFIAYSTTPCFGFCPVFDAVLLADGTEYFNGHQHAAQQGMTERKLDPAVFKQASQILQQTDFFSLPGNITNHSEDGSGPAEVCQHYRTDGPSVQISARSGQQSKSVDYYTGCSSNRITDRAATVSEQLREVLRLDELAVSRR from the coding sequence ATGACTTTCAAAGGCTGGAAAAAACGTTTCTCTATGCTGGCTGGCGGGGCGCTGTCGTCACCTGCCCGACGGGTGTTGCCGCTGCTGGTGCCCGCCCTGCTGACGGCCTGTAATCAGGTCGCACCTTCTGCGCCATCGCAGGCTGAGCCGGTGCCCGACGTAGTACCTCTGCCACCGGGGCTGGCCAGTGTGCCGGTGAAGGGGCAGGACTTTATCGCTTACTCCACCACGCCCTGTTTTGGCTTCTGTCCGGTGTTCGATGCCGTGTTGCTGGCCGACGGGACGGAATACTTCAATGGTCATCAGCATGCCGCCCAGCAGGGTATGACTGAGCGCAAACTGGATCCGGCTGTCTTTAAACAGGCCAGCCAGATTCTGCAACAGACCGACTTCTTCTCATTGCCGGGCAATATCACCAACCACAGTGAAGATGGCAGCGGCCCCGCCGAGGTCTGTCAGCATTACCGCACCGACGGCCCGTCAGTGCAGATCAGTGCCCGCAGTGGTCAGCAGAGCAAGAGCGTCGATTATTACACCGGCTGCAGCAGTAACCGCATCACCGACCGGGCGGCGACGGTCAGTGAGCAACTGCGCGAGGTACTCCGGCTGGATGAGCTGGCCGTCAGCAGGCGCTAG
- a CDS encoding HAD-IIB family hydrolase yields the protein MSLPDNLMVLTDLDGSLLDHHSYDWQPAAGWLRFLREQRVPVIANTSKTAAELGTLRQELGLKDYPCVVENGGCVLLPPGWRAMADPAVDTQGWTRIHLGADYATLRRAVAALREEHGYAFRGFADLGVEGVQHYTGLPLAKARQAHAREASEPLLWEDSAERLTLFRQALQQQGLSLIRGGRFYHVTGRSSKGVALTWLAGRYHQLHRVQPLTLALGDGANDLPMLATARYGVLIRGAGYQPLLPSYMDDPSRLYRTASTGPTGWVEGMDYWLVAGLEHNNE from the coding sequence GTGAGCCTGCCAGACAATCTGATGGTGCTGACGGATCTCGATGGGTCACTGCTCGATCATCACAGCTATGACTGGCAACCCGCGGCGGGCTGGTTGCGTTTTTTGCGCGAGCAGCGTGTGCCGGTGATTGCCAATACCAGCAAAACTGCTGCCGAACTGGGCACCCTGCGACAGGAGCTGGGGCTGAAGGACTATCCCTGTGTGGTGGAAAACGGCGGCTGTGTGCTGCTGCCGCCGGGCTGGCGCGCCATGGCAGACCCGGCCGTGGATACACAGGGCTGGACCCGCATTCATCTGGGGGCAGACTATGCCACTCTGCGCCGGGCGGTGGCGGCGCTGCGTGAAGAGCACGGCTATGCCTTTCGCGGTTTCGCTGATCTCGGGGTGGAGGGAGTGCAGCACTATACCGGACTGCCGTTGGCCAAAGCACGGCAGGCCCATGCCCGTGAAGCCAGTGAACCCTTGCTGTGGGAAGACAGTGCCGAACGGCTCACGCTGTTTCGGCAGGCTTTGCAGCAACAGGGGCTGTCACTGATTCGTGGTGGCCGTTTTTATCACGTCACCGGCCGCAGCAGTAAGGGCGTGGCCCTGACCTGGCTGGCCGGACGTTATCACCAGCTGCACAGGGTGCAGCCTCTGACACTGGCGCTGGGAGACGGCGCCAATGATCTGCCGATGCTGGCGACGGCCCGCTATGGCGTATTGATTCGCGGGGCTGGTTATCAGCCTCTCCTTCCTTCGTACATGGATGATCCTTCCCGCTTGTATCGCACAGCATCCACTGGGCCGACTGGCTGGGTGGAAGGGATGGACTACTGGCTGGTCGCTGGCCTGGAGCATAACAATGAGTGA
- a CDS encoding MAPEG family protein: protein MTTRVMLSGKQQGVLQGMVIAALMVVTAEGAALWFSPSFLLPDIDVATGVVNHARWLVLLVLPLLINIALLAKHRFFHAEDIDGSALSEGSQRARLLQATLQNTLEQTVLAFAVQLIWLIAMPIKALTVLPVAALLFLVGRTLFMLGYARGAAARSLGFALTFYSSVFLCVGELIWFVQH from the coding sequence ATGACGACCAGAGTGATGTTGAGTGGCAAGCAGCAGGGCGTGTTGCAGGGGATGGTCATCGCCGCCCTGATGGTGGTGACCGCCGAAGGGGCGGCGCTGTGGTTCTCCCCCAGCTTTTTGCTGCCGGATATCGATGTCGCCACCGGAGTGGTCAATCACGCCAGATGGCTGGTGCTGCTGGTGTTACCGCTGCTGATCAATATTGCCCTGCTGGCCAAACATCGTTTCTTCCATGCTGAAGACATTGATGGCAGTGCCCTGAGCGAAGGCTCTCAACGTGCCAGGCTGTTGCAGGCGACCCTGCAGAATACCCTGGAGCAGACGGTGCTGGCCTTTGCCGTACAGCTGATCTGGCTGATCGCCATGCCGATCAAGGCGCTGACGGTACTGCCGGTGGCTGCGCTGCTGTTTCTGGTCGGCCGGACGCTGTTCATGCTCGGCTATGCCCGCGGTGCTGCGGCCCGTTCGCTGGGCTTCGCGCTGACGTTCTATTCCTCGGTCTTTCTTTGCGTAGGCGAGCTGATCTGGTTCGTACAGCACTGA
- a CDS encoding LysR family transcriptional regulator has translation MSIFVAVAEGGSLAAASRSLSLSIQTVMRSIHALEQRLDTVLLQRSPRGIALTPAGQQFARDCRQLLQDSEQAEASVQGLHHQPQGKVMLTAPLCFSRHALPALLSQFLSFYPQLELHCQFSDSPVNLHQDGIDVALHIGSLPDSTLYARPLGRLPMLLCASPAYLARAGIPTQPEELHRHRIIHDRIDHRLAEWPLRQSGQPVLLRLTPALYTTTTQSAIQAACHGGGIVRASRFELQRELEQGTLQTLLDASQPAAVPLSVLYREGPRAAARIRALVDFLQQQLSLHPALNSQNNYTE, from the coding sequence ATGAGCATTTTTGTCGCCGTGGCAGAGGGTGGCAGTCTGGCGGCCGCCTCGCGCAGCCTGTCACTGTCGATCCAGACGGTGATGCGCAGCATCCATGCGCTGGAGCAGCGCCTTGACACCGTGCTGCTGCAACGCAGCCCACGAGGGATAGCACTGACACCAGCCGGGCAGCAGTTTGCCCGAGACTGCCGCCAGCTGCTGCAGGACAGCGAACAGGCTGAAGCGTCGGTACAGGGCCTGCATCATCAGCCGCAGGGCAAAGTGATGCTGACCGCGCCCCTGTGTTTCAGCCGCCATGCCCTGCCCGCCCTGCTCAGCCAGTTCCTCAGCTTCTACCCGCAGCTTGAGCTGCACTGCCAGTTCAGCGACAGCCCGGTCAACCTGCATCAGGACGGGATCGATGTCGCCCTGCATATCGGCTCCCTGCCCGACTCGACCCTCTACGCCCGACCGCTGGGCAGACTACCGATGCTGTTGTGCGCCAGCCCGGCCTATCTGGCCCGGGCGGGTATCCCGACGCAGCCGGAAGAGCTGCACCGGCATCGCATCATCCATGACCGCATAGACCATCGTCTGGCCGAATGGCCGCTGCGGCAGTCGGGCCAGCCTGTGCTGTTGCGCCTGACCCCGGCGCTGTATACCACCACCACTCAGTCCGCCATCCAGGCCGCCTGCCACGGCGGCGGCATCGTGCGGGCCAGTCGCTTTGAGCTGCAACGCGAACTGGAGCAAGGCACCCTGCAGACCCTGCTGGATGCCTCACAGCCCGCTGCCGTGCCGCTGTCAGTGCTGTATCGCGAAGGGCCGAGGGCCGCCGCACGTATCCGCGCGCTGGTGGACTTTCTGCAACAGCAGTTGAGCCTGCACCCCGCCTTGAACAGTCAGAATAATTACACTGAATGA
- a CDS encoding LysR family transcriptional regulator, which produces MSEPDFNLLAALDALLSEVSVAGAARRLGLSASAMSRTLLRLRNVTGDPLLVRAGRQMVLTPHAEAIRERSQLALREVQALLRPALTELQPETLQRTFTLRANDGFIEAFGAPLIAAVTAEAPGVRLSFAPKPEKTSRYLREGLVDLEIGVLGQMGPEIRVQSLFRDHFIAVVRTGHPLARLTEVGAEQYVAYGHVVVSRRGQSVGLVDEALEQIGLSRNVVAVVPSFPAALAVARASELVALVPASFLLHQHTGAAQGQPAALHTFALPVATQSITVSLMWHPRNDNDLAHRWLRQLIRKTCQQRVPG; this is translated from the coding sequence ATGTCTGAGCCCGATTTCAACCTGCTTGCCGCACTGGATGCCCTGCTCAGTGAAGTCAGTGTGGCGGGGGCTGCGCGTCGGCTCGGGCTGAGTGCCTCGGCCATGAGCCGCACCCTGCTCCGGCTGCGTAATGTTACAGGCGACCCGCTGCTGGTGCGCGCCGGGCGGCAGATGGTGCTGACGCCCCATGCCGAGGCCATTCGTGAACGCAGCCAGCTGGCGCTGCGCGAGGTGCAGGCGCTGCTGCGTCCGGCACTGACCGAACTGCAACCCGAGACGCTGCAACGTACATTCACTCTGCGTGCTAACGATGGCTTTATCGAAGCCTTTGGTGCGCCACTGATTGCGGCGGTAACGGCCGAAGCACCGGGTGTGCGCCTGAGCTTTGCGCCCAAGCCGGAGAAAACCTCCCGCTATCTGCGTGAAGGGCTGGTAGATCTGGAAATCGGCGTACTGGGACAAATGGGGCCGGAAATCCGTGTGCAGTCGCTGTTCCGTGATCACTTTATCGCGGTAGTCAGAACAGGGCACCCGCTGGCCCGGCTGACAGAAGTGGGTGCCGAGCAGTATGTGGCCTATGGCCATGTGGTGGTGTCGCGCCGTGGCCAGAGTGTCGGGCTGGTGGATGAGGCGCTGGAGCAGATCGGTCTCAGCCGTAATGTGGTCGCCGTGGTGCCGAGCTTTCCCGCGGCACTGGCGGTGGCGCGAGCATCCGAGCTGGTGGCGCTGGTACCGGCATCCTTTCTGCTGCATCAGCATACGGGGGCGGCGCAGGGCCAGCCCGCTGCCCTGCATACCTTTGCCCTGCCAGTGGCGACGCAGAGCATCACCGTATCGCTGATGTGGCATCCGCGTAATGACAATGATCTGGCCCATCGCTGGTTGCGCCAGCTGATCAGGAAGACCTGTCAGCAGCGGGTGCCGGGCTGA
- a CDS encoding cysteine-rich CWC family protein — protein sequence MADNEAAGICPLCGGPNYCAFLGQMPVHTVQEQVAAVHTCWCYGVDFSQALLGLAALQGGTPSCICELCVRKSELHSESDSEPAATEPWWLSEEDHR from the coding sequence ATGGCGGACAATGAAGCTGCTGGTATCTGTCCTCTGTGTGGTGGGCCCAACTACTGTGCCTTTCTTGGCCAGATGCCTGTGCATACCGTGCAGGAGCAGGTGGCGGCGGTGCATACCTGCTGGTGTTACGGGGTAGACTTCAGTCAGGCATTACTGGGGCTGGCTGCCCTGCAGGGCGGCACGCCTTCCTGTATCTGTGAACTCTGTGTACGTAAGTCTGAGCTACACTCGGAGAGTGACAGCGAACCTGCTGCCACCGAACCCTGGTGGCTGAGCGAAGAGGACCATCGCTGA
- a CDS encoding vanadium-dependent haloperoxidase, with amino-acid sequence MQKTPVPVSTVTNGDDLLVFDGARFLGNFHKTLPHNEKGEVDAQSYIAFEKICDQHGDFELTPASAPVTNLNLPPPANGTPSQLTAAQLVNPQAGRATNIIGPNPIDLQMLPAPSVLSYSTAAEMVELYWMAKLRDTDLNDFALPTAPGHQCVNNACNNIKQAYQKALDAEGRTTGDLRLGLDLPQNNGQLHIEPETLFRCGLKGEDKGPLISQFLLHDINYGAQLIQQTLVPYKARRDYLITFDEWLAVQKTGKDKFNNDYGKDNNYTSGIQAATRELYYEPQRRRIQTLRDLARLVNRDALHQTYFNAALLLDSWGADTDPHNPYNALHRQIGFGTLGGPNLLALVSEVATRALKVVWRQKWLHRRLRPEVYGGLLHVQARKGRNYGLPLETFEGFFPATLWNKTGRRFVDQYLLPMAFSAGSPCHPSYGAGHASVAGACVTILKAWFDEGQPITQLKAFANPASKDPSPYFSGTFTAPHAAEIVVAGQMHPGQAGFDPDTQLRIYTGNDKGAMTVGGELNKLASNVAMGRSMGGVHWRSDNTRSLRLGEQVATVMLSRLMPTYTEKPTLSYTNFDGNAVSIGPDGHVKVVNDPELEALYQRLHLLS; translated from the coding sequence ATGCAGAAAACCCCCGTTCCTGTCAGTACCGTTACTAACGGCGATGATCTTCTCGTGTTTGATGGCGCCCGTTTTCTGGGCAACTTCCATAAAACTCTGCCCCACAACGAAAAGGGGGAGGTCGATGCCCAATCCTATATCGCCTTTGAAAAAATCTGTGATCAGCACGGCGATTTTGAACTCACCCCAGCCAGCGCGCCTGTTACCAACCTCAACCTCCCTCCTCCCGCTAACGGTACACCCAGCCAACTCACGGCGGCTCAGCTGGTCAACCCTCAGGCCGGGCGGGCAACCAATATCATTGGCCCTAACCCTATAGACCTGCAGATGCTGCCTGCCCCCAGCGTCCTGTCTTACTCCACCGCTGCCGAAATGGTGGAGCTGTACTGGATGGCCAAGCTGCGTGACACTGACCTCAACGACTTTGCCCTCCCAACTGCTCCGGGCCATCAATGCGTCAACAATGCCTGCAACAATATAAAGCAGGCGTATCAGAAAGCTCTGGATGCAGAGGGTCGTACCACCGGCGACCTGCGTCTGGGTCTGGATTTACCTCAGAACAATGGGCAGCTGCATATCGAGCCTGAAACCCTGTTCCGCTGTGGCCTGAAAGGTGAAGACAAAGGCCCGCTGATCAGCCAGTTTCTGCTGCACGATATCAACTATGGCGCACAGCTGATTCAGCAGACGCTGGTGCCTTACAAAGCGCGACGAGACTATCTGATCACCTTTGACGAGTGGCTGGCGGTGCAGAAAACAGGTAAGGACAAGTTCAACAATGACTATGGGAAGGACAACAACTACACCAGTGGTATTCAGGCCGCAACGCGTGAACTTTACTATGAGCCACAGCGTCGCAGAATCCAGACCCTGCGCGATCTGGCACGCTTAGTAAACCGGGATGCCCTGCACCAGACCTACTTCAATGCGGCACTGCTGCTGGACAGCTGGGGAGCGGATACCGATCCACACAATCCCTACAATGCCCTGCATCGGCAGATTGGCTTTGGTACGCTGGGCGGCCCCAACTTGCTGGCGCTGGTATCGGAGGTAGCTACCCGCGCACTGAAAGTCGTGTGGCGGCAGAAGTGGCTGCACCGCCGACTGCGGCCTGAGGTCTACGGCGGGTTGTTGCACGTTCAGGCCCGTAAAGGCAGAAACTATGGCTTGCCGCTGGAAACATTTGAAGGATTCTTCCCTGCAACCCTGTGGAACAAGACAGGCAGACGGTTTGTCGATCAATACCTGTTGCCGATGGCCTTCAGTGCTGGCAGCCCCTGCCACCCGTCATACGGTGCTGGGCACGCCAGCGTAGCCGGTGCCTGCGTCACCATACTCAAAGCGTGGTTTGACGAAGGCCAGCCTATAACTCAGCTGAAAGCCTTCGCTAACCCCGCTTCGAAAGACCCCTCCCCCTATTTCAGCGGCACCTTCACAGCCCCTCATGCTGCTGAAATTGTGGTAGCAGGCCAAATGCACCCCGGCCAGGCTGGATTCGACCCCGATACCCAGCTACGGATTTATACAGGTAATGATAAAGGTGCCATGACGGTTGGCGGTGAGCTTAACAAGCTGGCCTCCAATGTGGCCATGGGGCGCAGCATGGGAGGCGTACACTGGCGCAGTGACAACACCCGCAGCCTGCGACTGGGTGAGCAGGTGGCCACGGTGATGCTGTCACGCCTGATGCCGACCTATACCGAAAAGCCTACCCTCAGCTATACCAATTTCGATGGTAACGCGGTGAGCATCGGCCCGGATGGACATGTAAAAGTGGTCAATGACCCCGAGCTGGAAGCGCTCTACCAGCGTTTGCACCTGCTTTCTTGA
- a CDS encoding glutathione S-transferase: MSQPSLTLYHFPLSGHAHRAELMLSLLGLPFKRVLVNLASGEHKQPAFLALNAFGQVPVLDDNGTVIADSNAILVYLAQRYGAESWLPQAPVAQAAVQRWLSVAAGQIAYGPCAARLITVFGSQLNASEVIDRAHQILAIIDNELSQRAFLVGEQPTIADVACYTYIAHAPEGNVSLDSYPHVQSWLQRIEALPGFVPMPQTAAGLRA; this comes from the coding sequence ATGTCACAGCCTTCCCTGACCCTGTATCACTTCCCTCTCTCAGGCCATGCTCATCGTGCCGAACTGATGCTGTCCCTGCTGGGGCTGCCGTTCAAACGGGTGCTGGTCAATCTGGCCAGTGGCGAGCACAAACAGCCTGCCTTCCTCGCACTCAATGCGTTCGGGCAGGTGCCGGTACTGGATGACAACGGCACGGTCATCGCCGATTCCAATGCCATTCTGGTCTATCTGGCCCAGCGCTACGGCGCGGAGTCCTGGCTGCCCCAGGCCCCCGTCGCTCAGGCCGCGGTGCAGCGCTGGCTGTCGGTCGCCGCCGGACAGATCGCTTACGGCCCCTGTGCTGCCAGGCTGATTACCGTTTTTGGCAGCCAGCTCAATGCCAGTGAGGTGATCGACCGGGCGCATCAGATACTGGCGATTATCGATAATGAGCTGTCACAGCGCGCCTTCCTTGTCGGTGAGCAGCCCACCATCGCTGATGTAGCCTGCTACACCTATATCGCTCATGCCCCCGAGGGCAACGTCAGCCTCGACAGCTATCCCCATGTGCAAAGCTGGCTGCAGCGTATCGAAGCGCTGCCGGGATTCGTGCCCATGCCACAGACCGCTGCCGGACTGCGGGCTTAA
- a CDS encoding pyridoxamine 5'-phosphate oxidase family protein: MSTGVWHQGEQQLQASIGMQERLASVGQQVLRDYLTEQLRSFFPLLPFVVAAAADEDGWPWASLWQGQPGFVSSPDPQQLHIATTLPAGDPLSPWLQAGQGLGLLGIELGTRRRNRVNGVVQQRNEHTMVLKVEQAFGNCPRFIQQRQPLPPRPESDGEQAEQLTTLDAAARSLISHADTFFVASHAGDQARRDGHLQLDVSHRGGPPGFVQLQGDRLLIPDYAGNRYFNTLGNLLLQPRCGLLFIDFEQGEMLHVQGEVEVILPDSASRQARIAALPGAERLWQVQIHKVLRRRQALTQPWQLLAFSPASQAIAEGQ, translated from the coding sequence ATGAGCACAGGTGTATGGCATCAGGGTGAGCAACAGCTGCAGGCCAGTATCGGCATGCAGGAGCGGCTGGCGTCCGTCGGCCAGCAGGTGTTGCGCGATTATCTGACCGAGCAGTTGCGCAGCTTCTTCCCGCTACTGCCCTTCGTGGTTGCCGCGGCGGCGGATGAAGACGGCTGGCCCTGGGCCAGCCTGTGGCAGGGTCAGCCGGGCTTTGTCAGCAGCCCCGACCCGCAGCAGCTGCATATTGCCACCACACTGCCAGCGGGTGATCCGCTGTCACCCTGGCTGCAGGCCGGTCAGGGGCTGGGGCTGCTGGGCATTGAGCTGGGCACGCGCCGGCGTAACCGGGTGAACGGCGTGGTGCAGCAACGCAACGAACACACGATGGTGTTAAAGGTGGAACAGGCGTTTGGCAACTGCCCGCGCTTTATCCAGCAGCGCCAGCCACTGCCACCCCGGCCTGAAAGTGACGGGGAACAGGCCGAACAGCTGACCACGCTGGATGCTGCCGCCCGCTCGCTGATCAGTCACGCCGATACCTTTTTTGTGGCCAGTCATGCGGGCGATCAGGCCCGACGTGATGGCCATCTGCAGCTGGATGTGTCGCACCGGGGTGGCCCGCCGGGGTTTGTGCAGCTACAGGGGGACCGTCTGCTGATCCCTGACTACGCCGGCAATCGCTACTTTAATACCCTGGGCAACCTGCTGCTGCAGCCGCGCTGCGGGTTGCTGTTTATTGACTTTGAGCAGGGTGAAATGCTGCATGTGCAGGGGGAAGTGGAAGTTATTCTGCCCGATTCAGCCTCCCGTCAGGCACGTATTGCCGCCCTGCCCGGCGCCGAACGCCTGTGGCAAGTACAGATTCACAAGGTGCTGCGGCGCCGGCAGGCATTAACTCAGCCCTGGCAGTTACTGGCCTTTTCGCCAGCCAGCCAGGCCATTGCCGAAGGGCAATAA